The Sulfobacillus thermosulfidooxidans genome segment ATTCCTTCAAATACCTGCTGCATAATCTCAACCATCGGGCGCGTAATCACACCCGTCACGACCAAAATATCCGCATGACGCGGAGACGGCGTGAAAGAAAAACCGAAGCGGGAAAAGTCATAGTCGGGACTCGTAAGCAACTGCAGTTCCGACTCACAACCATTACATGATCCCCCGTCGACATGACGGATCGCCATGGCACGACGAATCGGAAGGGTTTCATCATTAAGTGTCCCCTCGATATGAATTTCCCCACGGGACACGATGTTGGGATCAGGTTGTGCAGGAAATGTCGTGGTTTTTGGACCATGGATCAAATCCGATAACCAACGCCAGTAAAACATGTCATCACCTCCCCTATTGGTCCCAGCCGGCAACACTTAACAAAAAGCTTGCATCGATAATCGGAAAATCTTGCAGAATATTTCCATTCGCCATGGCCGGCGGCACCACATACCAATTTCTGGCCGATGGGGTTGCGACAGCAACATGACGGATGATTTCACCAGTCCCATCAAGCCAGAGGGCATAAGCCAACAGGCCACGGGCCGCTTCAACCATGCCAATCCCCGGACCTTGGCTTTGGCCATCTTCAAATACCACAGAAACTTGAGAATGTCTTGGCGCGACTGGCAATAACCTGCGGATAATATTAACGCTCGCCGTGATTTCGCGCGATTTGACAAGAAAACGGGCGTACGCATCGCTTTTGTCTGAAGATGGGATAGCGAAAGAAATTTCATCATAGACCCCATAATCCCAAAGCGAACGGACATCCACTTTAAGCCCACTAGCCCGTCCTACCGGCCCAACAGGCCGAATAAACTGCACGGTCTGGTCCGGAATCTTTCCCGCCCCCACTAACCGGTCAAGGAATGAGGGAGTATGAAATAAACTGTCGGTAATAGCTTGCGCCTGTTCGCCCACAGCAATAATGGACGCGGCCGCCTCATCAGCTTCCTTGTTCAAGGCATTTTTCACTAAGGCCCCACGTAAATACCGATCCCCAAAGAGCTTGTAGTTCCACCGAAGAATTTGTTCTTTCAGATGAAGATAATCCATCTGGGCCACCGGCAATCCTGTTGAGGACGCTAAAAGGGCTAAATCGCCAAGATGGGACGCCAATCGCTCCATTTCCAAAGCCACAGATCGGTAAATCTTGGTGCCCTCGTCAACAATCTTCCCTTTCGCATTTTCTACGGCCATCATAAACGCCCATTGGTGGGCAAATGATGAGGTAGCTGTCATGCGTTCGACGAGTTCTAAGGCTTGGGATACGGATTTTCCGTGACACAACGTCGTAATATGACGACGCTTATAACCATGTTTCAGCGTCAGATGCACAATTTCATCGCCCATCACAGCCAGGTCATACCGCAGGCTTTCACTCACATCTCCATGAACAGGTCCCAAGGGATAGGTAAAAATCCCCTTACCGCGTACAACCCGTTCGGGATGTGAGGGAGGAACCCAGATTACCTGGGACGCGGTATCGCGAGATATGTCTTCTTGAAGATGGATCCATTCACCGATTCCTGCTGTAGATGGTCTAGGAACCTCCCTTGGGTGAGAAAGACCCCACCATTCATATTCTTTGGATCCCGGGTGGCGGCCAATTCCCCACAATATTCCGTCCGGACCGGGTGTTAATAAAACTAATAGGGTCCCTTCGCGCCTTCGTTGAACAATGTGGTCAAGCCAGCTTACCGCTTCTTCTTCGCCCCAAATCTGTTCCACAGAGCTCACTCCCTTCTCACCGTGACCTGTTCATTGTCTAATTTCTTGGCATCAAGACGCTAGATGGCGAATTGTAGCGCAAGATGGCAGCCGCATGATGAAACATGTGTGGCAAAAGACCCGGCAAAGCAATGCCTCCAATCACAACCAATACCCCGAGTGTCATTGAGGGCAGGATCAATCGCCATGGTTCATGAACGCGGGTTTTGCGCGATTCACCCGGGGTAAATAGCCAGCGCGGCATTTTTAAGGTAATCCCGCCAAAGATGGCTAAAAGGAGAATAATCGCCACAACAGTGATGAGCACATATCCCTGCGCAATGCCTCCCATTAAAATGAGCCATTCACTCCAAAAAGGGGCAAAGGGCGGCAATCCGACAATTCCGGTTGCCCCTAAGGCCAATAATCCGCCGGTATATGGCGAACTTTCTAACAAACCGGAGGTTTCCGGTAGGCTTGACACGCCATGATAATAGAGCCGGACGGTCCCTGCGTTATAGAACAACAACGTTTTATTAATGGCATGGGTCCAAACGTGCAGTAATGCCCCTAAAACGCCTAGTCCCCCAAAGCCCAAACCCAGAGCAATAAGGCCAATGTGCTCGATGCTCGAGTATGCCCAAAGACGCTTGAGATCTTTTTGAAATGCCACAAAACTGGCCGCGATGATAAGCGATAACAGGCCTAAAATCCATAACAAATCATGAGGCCAAGCTGCTGGAACGGCACTGGCTGAAAGCGAAAACAATCGATCAAGAATTAAGACTGCTCCAGCTAACTTCACCCCAGATAATAGAGCCGATACAGGAGCTGGCGCTTCACTGTGCGCATCCGGCAACCATGTGTGAAAGGGCGCTAATCCGGCTTTGGCTCCATAACCGACTGCGGCCAAAATAATACCGGCCAAGACCATGGTCGAGTTGACGGGCAAAGATGTCGGAGAAGGCATCAATCCCCACGTGCCCAAATTCCTGGCACTTCCCAAGAGAATCAAAATTGTTCCGAGAAGACCAGCTAATCCCCCGCTCTCCGTCACCACTAGATACCGCCAAGCCGCCTCAAGCGACGTCTTTGTACCTGAAGTCTGCACCAAATAGATAGATGATAATGTCGCCACCTCAAGTGCTACCCAAAGCAGCAGATAGTTGGCCAATAACGCCATCGCCATCAATGAACCGACAAAGGTGTAAAGGCCTAAATAATATCCTTTAACGCGGTGCCCATCCCAATCATGCAAGACGCTCTCGACCGCAATATAGGGACCGGAAAACCAAATGGCAAAAGCCCCAAACACGGTTGCCGTAATATCAAACCAGTAGGCCAAAGCGTCGACAGGATGAAAGAGATGCCATAAAGGCATGAACAAAGAAGCGATCATGAGGACAATGATGAGTCCATTGAATGCCCGGAGATATTCCACGGGAAGGATCCAGCCGATAAAGATGGCTCCCAATAAAATGGCCAGCGGCCAGATATTTATCCACACGTTCATCCTTTTAATTCCCCCGCTTTTCTGACGTCGACGGAATCATATTGGGCCCGCATCAGGGCCATATAAACGCTCAAGAGTAAAGCCATACCAATCGCTACCCCGTCAGCCAAAATGTCAGGGATCAGGGGAAACGCGGTCACTAACACAATAGCGAGCGTACTGGTAATGACCTCAAAATTTAACAAGCCCCAGGCTTCACTCCAAATTTCATAGCGAAGCGTCATCTGAACAAAAGCCACTAACCATGCCGCCCACAAAATCCCTTGAGTGACGGGATGATCGCCATGGAATTGTTCTCCTAGCAAAAAGCCCAAAATGGTTACGGTCAAACTGATGATTAACACAAACGCCATGCCGAACCGGCTTTGGGCACTGTAATCGCGTTCGACCGCATAAGATCCCGTATGCATCACATAAGGCACGACAATCACTTTGACAATGACAACCAAGGCTGCGGAAATCCATAGCCCATTTTGATGCAGGCTTTGAGCTAACAGCGCTAGGAGAGAGGCCTGGGCTAAGGCATCCAAACGATATAAAATCCTTGCCGACCGATTGTTTTTGACAAGAATGACGATGACAGTAAAGGCCCACATGAAGGAAGCTGTTAACCGCAGCCACATGCTCAAGGTCATCTTTGCCCCACCTCCTTTCGTTTACACTAAAGACCATGCCGCAGTCACCGCACCAATAATCGCTAGAACAATCGCTGCAGTAATAAAGTCCACATTGCGGATTAAACGCAATTTGGCAAAACTGACCTCAATGGTTATTAACACGCCAGCAGCGAAAATCAGTTTCACCATGACCCATAACACCGCTAAAATTAATGATGACAAGGCCAGTGAGCGAGCGAGACCAAATGGCGAGACCAACACATTCATCAAAATGATGGTCAACACCGTAAATTTCATCCAGCCGCCCCATTCATAGAGCATCAAATCCAGGCCGCTCGACTCAAATGTCCGTCCGGGATCAATCATGGAGAGCTCTTGTGCCGTCGATGGATTATCGACTGGAATATGACCACTTTCCGCAATCAAAAAGAGGAACCATCCCACGATAACGAGAATATGCGCGGGACTAAATACCCACGGTGGCGAGCCTAACGTCTGATTAACCACAAACGGTATGGTTGCACCTGCCGCTTGAGCTGCAATAAACACGAGAAGGAGGGCTAAGGGTTCGGTAAACGTCGCAATCAACCGGATCCGGCTCACACCCAAAACCGGATAAACGCTTCCGCTGTCGATAGCCGCAAAAAGTAAAGCAATACCCCCACCTCCCAAAATCATGCCACCGGCTAACATATCGCCCATCCAAGCAAACGGTAGAGGAAACGTCGTCAGCACCGGTATCAACATGGCCACAATGATTGGGGCAATAAAGTAGAAGATGGGTGCCCATTCCGACACCCATGAGCTTTGGGTGGTGCGGATTGTCTCTTTATGCATCCATTTCCGCAAATCACGATAAGGCTGCCAAATGGGCGGCCCATATCGCCCAGCCAACCGCGCTTTGTAGCGGTCCATAATCCCTTTCAAAAGAGGGGAAAAACCCAAAACAAAAAGGACTTGTATGAGTTGGGCCACATATTCATTGACCAAGGTATCATCCTCCCTATATGGGGACAGCGATAAAAGGCAACAATAAATCCTGCCAGGACATTAAATCTGGCAGGAATCATTATCCGCACAATGTACGGAGGTTCTGGACCCATGCTCTGGTCCAAGGCGGAATCCATCGCCCCGTGATGGCGCATTTATTGCGAGTTGTCGCGATCGATGTGTGGATCGTTTGTCTGATTGTGAGTATATTTCACCACTTTCACGGGGTCAATAGTAATCAGTCCGGCGTCCACCATCGTATCTAAAACGGGGAGAAACTTTTCGACATACTCCTTACTATCCACAATCTCCACCAGAATCGGCATATCGCTGGATAAATCTAATAAGTTGACCGTGTGAATTCTGGATGTCGGGCCAAATCCTTCTAATGCACGCATCACGGTGGCTCCAGCCATACCCATTTCCCGTGCTTTCAACACAATGGCATGGTATAGCGGTTTATGATGCCACCTCGCATCTTCGCCAATGAAAATCCTTAGTCGGAGGGCTTCTCCCGATATTTTCACTGCCATACGGTCTCGTCTCCCTATTTTTTTGCTATTGTACCACATCATACAATCTTTGGAAAAAATCAATCGCCCCCATTGCTTTAGGGATTACCTGCCTTGGGCCGCAGCGTCGCTTCTTGTCGGTGTTCTTCACTTATGCCTCCCCTTTAAGTCTTGAGATATCTGGTTGATCCTGCCATCATCTCGTCCAAAGGCAGTAAAAGCGCTCAACACCCGGATATTTCTCGCCTAGTGAAGAAATCATAAACCCACAACCAACGACGATAAAAATCCACGGCATCTCTATCCGTCTCAGCCATGACGCGGATCAATTGTTCCCGCTTCA includes the following:
- a CDS encoding DUF190 domain-containing protein; the protein is MAVKISGEALRLRIFIGEDARWHHKPLYHAIVLKAREMGMAGATVMRALEGFGPTSRIHTVNLLDLSSDMPILVEIVDSKEYVEKFLPVLDTMVDAGLITIDPVKVVKYTHNQTNDPHIDRDNSQ
- a CDS encoding respiratory chain complex I subunit 1 family protein; this encodes MVNEYVAQLIQVLFVLGFSPLLKGIMDRYKARLAGRYGPPIWQPYRDLRKWMHKETIRTTQSSWVSEWAPIFYFIAPIIVAMLIPVLTTFPLPFAWMGDMLAGGMILGGGGIALLFAAIDSGSVYPVLGVSRIRLIATFTEPLALLLVFIAAQAAGATIPFVVNQTLGSPPWVFSPAHILVIVGWFLFLIAESGHIPVDNPSTAQELSMIDPGRTFESSGLDLMLYEWGGWMKFTVLTIILMNVLVSPFGLARSLALSSLILAVLWVMVKLIFAAGVLITIEVSFAKLRLIRNVDFITAAIVLAIIGAVTAAWSLV
- a CDS encoding NADH-quinone oxidoreductase subunit B family protein, coding for MFYWRWLSDLIHGPKTTTFPAQPDPNIVSRGEIHIEGTLNDETLPIRRAMAIRHVDGGSCNGCESELQLLTSPDYDFSRFGFSFTPSPRHADILVVTGVITRPMVEIMQQVFEGMPSPKRVVALGQCAINGHVFAHAPDVLGSLKNVLPLTVEITGCPPTPADILQGLLQAVETYPIQQGENQNERSALG
- a CDS encoding proton-conducting transporter membrane subunit translates to MNVWINIWPLAILLGAIFIGWILPVEYLRAFNGLIIVLMIASLFMPLWHLFHPVDALAYWFDITATVFGAFAIWFSGPYIAVESVLHDWDGHRVKGYYLGLYTFVGSLMAMALLANYLLLWVALEVATLSSIYLVQTSGTKTSLEAAWRYLVVTESGGLAGLLGTILILLGSARNLGTWGLMPSPTSLPVNSTMVLAGIILAAVGYGAKAGLAPFHTWLPDAHSEAPAPVSALLSGVKLAGAVLILDRLFSLSASAVPAAWPHDLLWILGLLSLIIAASFVAFQKDLKRLWAYSSIEHIGLIALGLGFGGLGVLGALLHVWTHAINKTLLFYNAGTVRLYYHGVSSLPETSGLLESSPYTGGLLALGATGIVGLPPFAPFWSEWLILMGGIAQGYVLITVVAIILLLAIFGGITLKMPRWLFTPGESRKTRVHEPWRLILPSMTLGVLVVIGGIALPGLLPHMFHHAAAILRYNSPSSVLMPRN